Proteins co-encoded in one Blastocatellia bacterium genomic window:
- the alr gene encoding alanine racemase → MPITTLERLPTASRPTWAEIHMDRLAHNFRVIRARVGERVKICAVVKAEAYGHGAVAIARSLESVGADWFGVAVVEEGIALREAGIARPILCFGIAQGQEALVLEYRLTPVVFDVAQLERLDACARAHQRVLDVHLEVDTGMGRTGVPLRELETVLRAFERLHHVRLDGLMTHFAAADDPDRAEFTRAQIARFHEAVRTVEAWGFRPTYRHLANSAGVRAYPEAWGNMVRPGGLLYGLWSGPCQSASSSRAEIVVETPTGEDALQPVLSLHTRIVFLKEVEAGTPLGYGSAFVTQRRSRIATLPIGYHDGYRRALSNRGRVLVRGRFAPIVGRVSMDWTLVDVTDVSDARVGDEVILIGQANDQRITAEELAELCGTISYEITCGISARVPRVLVAASESARERTFP, encoded by the coding sequence ATGCCGATCACGACGCTTGAGCGCCTTCCCACTGCCTCTCGGCCCACGTGGGCAGAGATCCACATGGATCGCCTCGCGCACAACTTCCGAGTGATTCGAGCCCGCGTGGGCGAGCGAGTGAAGATCTGCGCCGTCGTCAAAGCCGAGGCATATGGACATGGGGCCGTGGCCATCGCTCGCTCTCTGGAATCGGTGGGGGCGGATTGGTTCGGCGTCGCTGTGGTGGAGGAGGGAATCGCGCTGCGAGAAGCTGGTATTGCGCGCCCGATCCTCTGCTTCGGCATCGCTCAGGGACAAGAAGCCCTCGTGCTCGAATATCGGTTGACGCCGGTCGTCTTCGATGTGGCTCAGCTCGAACGGCTCGACGCATGCGCGCGCGCGCATCAACGCGTCCTCGACGTGCATCTGGAGGTGGATACGGGGATGGGGCGCACCGGTGTCCCACTTCGGGAATTGGAGACCGTCCTGAGGGCCTTCGAGCGATTGCACCATGTGCGCTTGGATGGACTCATGACGCATTTCGCAGCGGCCGATGATCCGGATCGGGCCGAATTCACGCGCGCGCAGATCGCGCGCTTTCACGAAGCCGTGCGAACGGTCGAAGCGTGGGGATTTCGCCCGACCTATCGGCATCTGGCCAATAGCGCGGGCGTGCGCGCGTATCCAGAAGCGTGGGGGAACATGGTGCGTCCGGGCGGATTGCTCTACGGTCTCTGGAGTGGTCCGTGCCAATCCGCATCGTCATCGCGCGCGGAGATCGTCGTGGAGACCCCGACGGGAGAGGATGCGCTGCAGCCCGTCCTCTCCCTCCACACGCGCATCGTCTTCCTCAAAGAAGTGGAAGCCGGGACGCCGCTCGGCTATGGGAGCGCGTTCGTCACCCAGCGTCGCAGCCGCATCGCTACGCTGCCGATCGGGTATCATGACGGCTATCGGCGAGCGCTCTCCAATCGCGGGCGCGTCCTCGTGCGCGGGCGATTCGCTCCGATCGTTGGGCGCGTGAGCATGGATTGGACGCTCGTGGATGTGACAGACGTCTCCGACGCGCGCGTGGGGGATGAAGTGATTTTGATTGGCCAGGCCAACGACCAGCGCATCACGGCCGAGGAGTTGGCCGAGCTGTGCGGGACGATCTCTTACGAGATCACCTGCGGGATCAGCGCGCGCGTGCCTCGCGTGCTTGTCGCGGCTTCCGAATCGGCGCGCGAGCGAACGTTTCCATGA
- the gatA gene encoding Asp-tRNA(Asn)/Glu-tRNA(Gln) amidotransferase subunit GatA: MEIVGLTIDRLHEALRARTTSVTEVCRRTLERIEALDPQLGAFLTVNRDEALRRAEELDRDLARGEPLRPLTGVPVAIKDNICTRGLRTTCASKILYNFIPPYNATAVERLLEAGAIIIGKTNCDEFAMGSSNENSAFGIVRNPWDAERVPGGSSGGSGAAVAADLCVVALGSDTGGSVRLPAAFCGVVGVKPTYGRVSRYGLVAYGSSLDQIGPITKTVADAARVLQVIAGRDPRDSTSSNHPVPDYLAALGEEIKGLRLGVPREYFGPGLAEDVRAAVGQAIDRFADLGAEIVEVRLPHTEYAIACYYIIATAEASSNLARYDGVRYGYRAEGARTLREMYRRTRNEGFGAEVKRRIMLGTYVLSAGYYDAYYLKALKVRTLIERDFREAFTRCDLIIGPTSPTVAFRLGEKTEDPLAMYLSDIYTIMANLAGIPAISIPIGLSREGLPIGLQLHARHFEEEMLLRAAHAYEQAFPFSHKPPL; encoded by the coding sequence ATGGAGATCGTCGGATTGACGATTGATCGGCTGCATGAGGCATTGCGGGCGCGGACGACGAGCGTGACTGAAGTGTGTCGGCGGACGCTCGAGCGCATTGAGGCGCTCGATCCACAGCTCGGCGCTTTCCTCACTGTCAATCGCGATGAGGCACTCCGACGGGCGGAGGAACTGGATCGCGACCTCGCGCGCGGCGAACCATTGCGGCCTCTCACGGGCGTTCCCGTCGCGATCAAGGACAACATCTGCACGCGAGGGCTGCGGACGACGTGCGCGTCGAAGATCCTCTACAACTTCATCCCCCCATACAATGCGACGGCTGTCGAGCGATTGCTCGAGGCCGGAGCGATCATCATCGGCAAGACCAATTGCGATGAGTTCGCCATGGGCTCTTCGAATGAGAATTCGGCGTTCGGCATCGTGCGAAATCCTTGGGATGCCGAACGTGTGCCGGGCGGTTCATCGGGAGGATCGGGCGCGGCCGTGGCCGCCGATCTCTGCGTCGTCGCGCTCGGCTCGGATACGGGGGGATCGGTTCGTCTTCCAGCGGCTTTCTGCGGAGTCGTGGGAGTGAAGCCGACCTATGGGCGGGTCTCGCGCTATGGCTTGGTCGCCTATGGATCATCGCTCGATCAAATCGGGCCGATCACGAAGACCGTCGCCGATGCCGCGCGCGTGCTGCAGGTCATCGCTGGGCGCGATCCGCGCGATTCGACATCTTCGAATCATCCGGTGCCGGATTATCTGGCCGCGCTCGGCGAGGAGATCAAGGGCTTGCGCCTTGGCGTGCCGAGGGAATATTTCGGCCCGGGATTGGCTGAGGACGTGAGGGCCGCCGTGGGGCAGGCGATTGATCGGTTCGCTGATCTCGGCGCGGAGATCGTCGAAGTGCGGTTGCCGCACACCGAGTATGCCATCGCGTGCTACTACATCATCGCGACGGCCGAAGCCTCTTCGAATCTGGCTCGATATGACGGCGTGCGCTATGGGTATCGCGCCGAAGGCGCGAGGACGCTTCGCGAGATGTATCGCCGCACGCGCAACGAAGGATTCGGCGCCGAGGTGAAGCGGCGCATCATGCTCGGCACGTATGTCCTCTCGGCCGGGTATTACGATGCCTATTATCTCAAGGCGCTGAAGGTGCGCACGCTCATCGAGCGCGATTTCCGCGAGGCCTTCACGCGATGCGATCTCATCATCGGGCCGACCTCTCCGACCGTCGCTTTCCGCTTGGGGGAGAAGACCGAGGATCCGTTGGCGATGTATCTCTCGGACATCTACACGATCATGGCGAATCTGGCGGGGATCCCAGCCATCAGCATTCCCATAGGGCTCTCGCGCGAGGGCTTGCCAATCGGGTTGCAACTGCACGCGCGCCATTTCGAGGAGGAGATGCTGTTGCGCGCCGCGCACGCCTATGAGCAAGCCTTTCCGTTCTCGCACAAACCTCCGCTGTGA
- the gatC gene encoding Asp-tRNA(Asn)/Glu-tRNA(Gln) amidotransferase subunit GatC produces MPITKRDVEKIAELAHLELTEEEKERFTVQLAAIVAYVEKLNELDTTDVPPMAHAGRDERADYAQRDDVVGEGLGSELALANAPDPARGYFRVPRVIEEG; encoded by the coding sequence ATGCCGATCACTAAACGAGACGTCGAGAAGATCGCGGAGCTGGCTCATCTGGAACTCACCGAGGAAGAGAAGGAGCGGTTCACCGTCCAATTGGCGGCCATCGTCGCCTATGTCGAGAAGCTGAATGAGCTCGATACCACCGATGTGCCGCCGATGGCGCACGCCGGTCGAGATGAGCGCGCCGATTACGCGCAACGCGACGATGTCGTCGGCGAAGGACTTGGGTCGGAATTGGCGTTGGCGAATGCCCCTGATCCGGCGCGGGGCTATTTCCGCGTCCCCAGGGTGATCGAGGAGGGATGA
- the thrS gene encoding threonine--tRNA ligase, with protein MGIWVRLPGKDTVEVPSGLTAGEAIAHADGEVAKRALVARVNGQLVDLAHRPEEGSVVEPVLIGTPEALEVYRHSTAHLLAAAVLELFPGTLLGIGPATDEGFFYDFLRSERFTPEDLERIEAKMRELIERNIPYERIEIPKEEALRFFAQAGDYLKCELITDKGGEVVSCYKLGEHMIDFCTGPHIPSTGYIKAFKLLSLAGAYWRGDERGPQMQRIYGTSFFTEEELQEFLRRREEAERRDHRKLGRELDLFSIQEDYGPGLIFWHPKGGIIRKEIEDFLKEELLRRGYGLVYTPHIAQYRLWQQSGHTEFYRESMYAPMRLDEVEYQLKPMNCPFHIGIYASRPRSYRELPMRLAEFGTVYRYERSGVLHGLLRVRGFTQDDAHIFCTPETLKQEIMGCLDLAQLVYRTFGFAYTVELSVRDPNEPDKYMGGDERWTWAERTLAEALEEMDFTYTVIEGEAAFYGPKIDIKVVDAIGRQWQLGTIQLDFNLPERFDLEYVGEDNRPHRPIMIHRAILGSLERFFGILIEHYAGAFPLWLAPVQAIVLPITDKQNDYARAVQERLRAAGLRVDVDLRGEKIGAKIRQAQLQKIPFMLVVGAREVETETVSVRERGRGDTGAVPVAAFLERALHLIRTRAVELETTSPQIGDVHPTPARA; from the coding sequence ATGGGGATTTGGGTTCGTCTTCCTGGGAAGGACACCGTTGAAGTCCCCTCGGGGTTGACGGCGGGCGAGGCGATCGCTCATGCCGATGGAGAAGTGGCCAAGCGCGCGTTGGTCGCTCGCGTCAACGGGCAGCTCGTGGATCTGGCGCATCGTCCCGAGGAAGGAAGCGTCGTCGAACCCGTGTTGATCGGTACGCCGGAAGCATTGGAGGTCTATCGTCATTCGACGGCGCACCTTCTGGCAGCGGCCGTGTTGGAGCTTTTCCCGGGCACGCTGCTGGGGATCGGGCCAGCGACCGACGAGGGATTCTTCTACGATTTCCTCCGCTCGGAGCGCTTCACCCCCGAAGATCTCGAGCGCATCGAGGCGAAGATGCGCGAGCTGATCGAGCGCAATATCCCTTACGAGCGGATCGAGATCCCCAAGGAGGAAGCCCTTCGCTTCTTCGCGCAAGCTGGGGATTATCTGAAGTGCGAGCTGATCACCGACAAAGGGGGAGAGGTCGTCAGTTGCTACAAGCTCGGCGAGCACATGATCGACTTCTGCACGGGGCCGCATATCCCCTCGACCGGCTACATCAAGGCCTTCAAGCTGCTCAGCCTGGCCGGTGCGTATTGGCGCGGCGATGAGCGCGGTCCGCAAATGCAACGTATCTACGGGACCTCGTTCTTCACCGAGGAGGAGCTGCAGGAGTTCCTCCGCCGTCGCGAGGAAGCCGAGCGGCGCGATCATCGCAAGCTCGGTCGCGAGCTGGATCTCTTCAGCATCCAGGAGGACTATGGCCCCGGACTGATCTTCTGGCATCCCAAGGGGGGGATCATCCGCAAGGAGATCGAGGATTTCCTCAAGGAGGAGCTGCTGCGACGCGGCTATGGACTCGTCTACACGCCGCATATCGCGCAATACCGACTCTGGCAGCAATCCGGCCACACGGAGTTCTATCGCGAATCCATGTACGCGCCGATGCGCCTCGATGAGGTCGAGTACCAACTCAAACCGATGAACTGCCCGTTCCACATCGGCATCTACGCCTCGCGGCCGCGCAGCTATCGGGAGCTGCCGATGCGGTTAGCCGAATTTGGGACGGTCTATCGCTACGAGCGCAGTGGCGTGCTCCATGGGCTCTTGCGGGTGCGCGGCTTCACGCAAGATGATGCGCACATCTTCTGCACGCCGGAGACGCTCAAGCAAGAGATCATGGGCTGCCTCGATCTGGCCCAGCTTGTCTATCGCACATTCGGCTTCGCGTACACGGTTGAACTCTCGGTGCGCGATCCCAACGAGCCCGACAAGTATATGGGAGGCGACGAGCGATGGACCTGGGCCGAACGGACGCTCGCTGAAGCGTTAGAGGAGATGGACTTCACTTACACCGTGATCGAGGGGGAAGCGGCCTTCTATGGACCGAAGATCGACATCAAGGTCGTGGACGCCATTGGCCGCCAGTGGCAATTGGGGACGATCCAATTGGACTTCAATCTCCCGGAGCGCTTCGACCTGGAATATGTGGGCGAGGACAACCGGCCGCATCGCCCGATCATGATTCATCGCGCCATCTTGGGGTCGCTCGAGCGATTCTTCGGCATCTTGATCGAACACTACGCCGGAGCGTTCCCCCTGTGGCTCGCTCCGGTGCAGGCGATCGTTCTGCCGATCACGGACAAGCAGAACGACTACGCGCGAGCCGTTCAGGAGCGATTGCGGGCGGCCGGACTCCGCGTGGACGTCGACTTGCGCGGGGAGAAGATCGGCGCGAAGATTCGCCAAGCTCAATTGCAAAAAATTCCCTTCATGCTCGTCGTCGGCGCTCGTGAGGTCGAGACGGAGACCGTCTCGGTCCGCGAACGCGGTCGCGGAGACACGGGAGCCGTGCCGGTCGCGGCATTTCTGGAGCGCGCGCTCCATCTCATCCGCACGCGCGCCGTGGAGCTGGAAACGACGAGTCCGCAGATCGGCGATGTTCACCCCACACCTGCGAGGGCGTGA
- the infC gene encoding translation initiation factor IF-3 produces the protein MKGPHTLRYRVNERIRAERVRVIDENGQQIGIMSVREALALARERDLDLVEVAPHADPPVCRIIDYGKYLYEQKKKAQEAKKRQTIITVKEIKLRPATDDHDYEFKMRNAQRILSEGDKVKAIVHFRGREIVHKDLGEQILQRLINDLTPIAIVESPPRLEGNNLVAVFAPKKHHKS, from the coding sequence ATGAAAGGCCCACACACTCTGCGCTATCGCGTCAACGAACGCATCCGGGCTGAGCGCGTCCGGGTCATTGATGAGAATGGGCAGCAGATCGGCATCATGAGCGTGCGGGAGGCATTGGCGCTGGCTCGCGAGCGCGACCTGGATCTGGTCGAGGTCGCGCCGCATGCCGATCCACCGGTCTGCCGCATCATTGACTACGGCAAGTATCTCTACGAGCAGAAGAAGAAGGCGCAAGAGGCCAAGAAGCGACAGACGATCATCACCGTCAAAGAGATCAAGCTCCGCCCGGCCACCGATGACCACGACTATGAGTTCAAGATGCGGAACGCACAACGCATTTTGAGCGAAGGCGATAAGGTGAAAGCCATCGTTCACTTTCGCGGGCGCGAGATCGTTCACAAGGACCTCGGCGAGCAGATCCTGCAGCGGCTGATCAACGATCTCACGCCGATTGCCATCGTCGAATCCCCTCCGCGCTTGGAGGGGAATAATCTCGTGGCCGTCTTCGCGCCGAAGAAACATCATAAGTCGTGA
- the rpmI gene encoding 50S ribosomal protein L35: MPKLKTHKGAYKRFRLTATGKIKRGHSHARHLLTKKPPKRKMRLDRDTYVDPTDAKRVKRLLPYGRP, encoded by the coding sequence ATGCCGAAGTTGAAGACACATAAAGGGGCATACAAGCGATTTCGCCTCACGGCGACAGGGAAGATCAAACGCGGCCATTCGCATGCTCGTCACTTGTTGACGAAGAAACCCCCAAAGCGCAAGATGCGACTGGATCGGGACACCTACGTGGACCCGACCGATGCCAAGCGCGTTAAGCGCTTACTCCCATACGGTCGGCCGTGA
- the rplT gene encoding 50S ribosomal protein L20: MPRVKRGHKRVERRKKYLRLAKGYWGAKSRLHRYAKEAVQRAWKFAYIGRRLKKRDFRRLWIVRINAAARQNGLNYTQFMHGLKLAGVALDRKVLADLAVRDAAAFAELAGVAKAALAARTT, from the coding sequence ATGCCACGAGTCAAACGCGGCCATAAGCGGGTTGAACGTCGCAAGAAATATCTTCGTCTGGCGAAGGGCTACTGGGGCGCCAAAAGCCGCCTCCACCGATACGCGAAGGAGGCAGTGCAGCGCGCTTGGAAGTTCGCCTACATTGGGCGACGCTTGAAGAAGCGGGACTTTCGCCGCCTCTGGATCGTGCGCATCAATGCGGCGGCGCGCCAGAACGGCTTGAATTACACGCAATTCATGCATGGCCTGAAGCTGGCGGGCGTCGCTCTGGATCGAAAGGTGCTGGCCGATTTGGCCGTCCGCGATGCGGCGGCTTTCGCCGAATTGGCTGGCGTCGCCAAGGCAGCTCTCGCTGCCCGGACGACCTAG
- the pheS gene encoding phenylalanine--tRNA ligase subunit alpha yields MRERVEQVRAQLREELARVADLAALGRLRDRYLGRKSGLITQLIKELGALPPEERRELGHLINELKEEAEAALEQLRLQLEERAEAERFERERLDITLPGLRPVFGARHPITLIRERIEDIFVSMGYSVESGPEVETSYYNFDALNIPLGHPAREAQDTFYLSEDLALRTQTSTVQIRALERRRPPLRIIAPGKVFRRDTPDPTHNPMFFQVEGLALDHEITLGDLKGTLQEFVRRMFGPQVRTRFRPSYFPFTEPSAEVDFSCFVCDGAGCRICKGAGWIELGGCGMVHPRVLRGAGVDPEEFTGFAFGLGLDRMAALMYGLDDIRLLYENDVRFLEQFGF; encoded by the coding sequence ATGCGCGAACGCGTGGAGCAAGTTCGCGCTCAACTGCGCGAGGAATTGGCGCGGGTCGCTGATCTTGCAGCTCTGGGCCGCCTCCGCGATCGGTATCTCGGGCGAAAGAGTGGCCTCATCACGCAGCTCATCAAGGAGCTGGGGGCGCTCCCGCCCGAAGAGCGGCGAGAGCTTGGCCATTTGATCAATGAGCTGAAGGAAGAAGCCGAAGCGGCGCTGGAACAGCTCCGTCTTCAACTCGAAGAACGAGCTGAAGCCGAGCGCTTCGAGCGCGAACGTTTGGACATCACGCTGCCGGGATTGCGTCCCGTCTTCGGCGCTCGCCATCCGATCACCCTCATTCGCGAGCGGATCGAGGATATCTTCGTCTCGATGGGGTATTCGGTGGAGAGCGGGCCCGAGGTCGAGACGAGCTATTACAACTTCGACGCGCTCAACATCCCGCTGGGCCATCCGGCTCGCGAAGCGCAGGACACGTTCTATTTGAGCGAGGATCTCGCCTTGCGAACGCAGACCTCGACCGTACAAATCCGAGCTCTCGAGCGGCGACGTCCTCCTTTGCGCATCATCGCCCCGGGAAAGGTCTTCCGCCGCGATACGCCGGATCCGACGCACAATCCGATGTTCTTCCAAGTCGAGGGACTGGCCCTCGACCATGAGATCACGCTGGGTGACCTGAAGGGGACGTTGCAGGAATTCGTTCGGCGGATGTTCGGCCCGCAGGTGCGGACGCGCTTTCGCCCGAGCTATTTCCCCTTCACTGAACCGAGTGCGGAGGTGGATTTCAGTTGCTTCGTCTGTGACGGCGCTGGCTGTCGCATCTGCAAAGGAGCGGGCTGGATCGAACTCGGTGGCTGCGGCATGGTGCATCCGCGCGTGTTGCGCGGCGCGGGCGTGGATCCGGAAGAATTCACCGGATTCGCCTTCGGCTTGGGCTTAGACCGCATGGCCGCCCTCATGTATGGCCTCGATGACATTCGGCTCCTCTATGAGAACGACGTGCGGTTCCTCGAACAATTCGGCTTCTAG
- the pheT gene encoding phenylalanine--tRNA ligase subunit beta, with protein MRVSYRWLKELVDFELSPRELAEKLTMVGLAVDRVEEVDGDALLELDVTSNRPDCLSHLGVAREIAVLCGTSARYPETHLEEDEEETARVTSVEIRDPDLCPRYVARVIRGVRVGPSPRWVVERLERLGQRSINNVADITNLVLLELGHPLHAFDLEKLVGRQIIVRRARAGERLVTLDGVKRTLRDDMLVIADAVRPVALAGIMGGEETGVSETTRDVLLESAYFHPLSIRRTARALGMSTEASYRFERGADYEAPRRAADRAARLIVEVAGGRILRGAIDIYPNPLSRTTVRLRRQRLRRILGVDVPWDEAVRLLRALGFHIERADGEEVWVIPPSFRVDIDGEDDLVEEVARHIGYDAIPTTLPQWRGYGELLPGEEKRRALRAILSAFGFSEAITFSFVPESWDALFREEEVRVCRLRNPIDETRAQLRTSLLPGLLESLLHNIHHGVRSVRLYEIGTCFIAMEDGQRPIEREQLGLVATGLFNERAWQDHHRPFGFYEMKGVVEALLEKLRVRRVAFERSPREYLHPGQSARLLVDGEPIGDFGQLHPRVAALFKFKQPVFVAELDLEKLLRKEGEAIRYRSLPRLPTVVRDFSLLVPREVAYAEIERGIAELGIPEIVEVRLFDVYTGPNVPADKRSLSISVRLRAEDRTLTEEEIAAIQARLLAHLRERFRIELRS; from the coding sequence ATGAGAGTCAGCTACCGGTGGTTGAAAGAATTGGTGGATTTCGAGCTTTCGCCGCGCGAGTTGGCTGAGAAGCTCACGATGGTGGGATTGGCGGTGGATCGCGTGGAAGAGGTGGATGGGGATGCGCTCTTGGAGCTGGATGTGACGTCGAATCGTCCCGATTGCTTGTCGCACCTTGGGGTAGCGCGCGAGATCGCCGTCCTCTGTGGCACGAGCGCGCGATATCCGGAGACGCATCTGGAGGAGGACGAGGAGGAGACGGCACGTGTCACTTCGGTCGAAATTCGCGATCCCGATCTTTGCCCGCGATACGTCGCGCGCGTGATTCGAGGCGTGCGCGTCGGCCCATCGCCGCGCTGGGTCGTGGAACGATTGGAGCGGCTCGGCCAACGGAGCATTAATAACGTCGCGGACATCACGAATCTGGTTCTTCTGGAACTCGGGCATCCGCTTCATGCGTTCGATCTGGAGAAACTCGTCGGACGGCAGATCATCGTGCGGCGTGCACGCGCGGGGGAACGGCTGGTGACGCTGGATGGCGTGAAGCGCACGCTTCGGGACGATATGCTGGTGATCGCAGATGCCGTGCGTCCGGTCGCGTTGGCGGGCATTATGGGAGGCGAGGAAACGGGCGTCTCGGAGACGACGCGCGATGTGCTTCTGGAGAGCGCTTACTTCCATCCCCTCTCGATCCGACGCACGGCGCGTGCGCTCGGGATGAGCACGGAGGCTTCGTATCGCTTCGAGCGCGGCGCCGATTACGAGGCGCCACGCCGCGCGGCCGATCGCGCCGCTCGTCTCATCGTGGAAGTCGCCGGAGGACGCATCCTGCGGGGCGCCATCGATATCTACCCGAATCCGCTGTCGCGCACGACAGTACGACTGCGCCGCCAACGGCTGCGACGGATCTTGGGGGTGGACGTGCCGTGGGATGAAGCCGTGCGCCTCCTTCGAGCGCTCGGCTTTCATATCGAGCGCGCCGATGGTGAGGAAGTGTGGGTGATCCCGCCGAGCTTTCGCGTGGATATTGATGGCGAAGACGATCTCGTCGAAGAGGTCGCGCGGCACATCGGCTATGACGCGATCCCCACGACGCTCCCCCAATGGAGAGGTTACGGAGAACTTCTACCGGGCGAAGAGAAACGGCGCGCGCTGCGCGCGATCCTCTCGGCCTTCGGCTTCAGCGAAGCCATCACTTTCAGCTTCGTCCCCGAGTCATGGGATGCCCTCTTCCGAGAGGAGGAAGTGCGCGTTTGTCGGTTGCGAAATCCCATTGATGAGACGCGGGCGCAATTGCGGACGAGTTTGCTGCCGGGACTCCTCGAATCGCTCCTGCACAACATCCATCACGGCGTCCGCTCGGTGCGCCTTTACGAAATCGGCACATGCTTCATCGCGATGGAGGATGGCCAACGCCCGATTGAGCGCGAGCAGTTGGGACTGGTGGCGACTGGGCTCTTCAATGAGCGCGCATGGCAGGATCATCATCGCCCATTCGGCTTCTACGAGATGAAGGGCGTTGTGGAAGCTCTTCTCGAAAAGCTTCGGGTGCGTCGCGTCGCCTTCGAGAGGTCCCCGCGAGAGTACTTGCATCCGGGCCAATCGGCGCGCCTCCTGGTGGACGGTGAACCCATCGGAGATTTCGGTCAGCTCCATCCGCGCGTCGCCGCCCTCTTCAAGTTCAAGCAACCGGTCTTCGTCGCCGAGCTGGATCTGGAGAAGCTCCTTCGGAAAGAGGGCGAAGCGATTCGGTATCGCTCTCTACCGCGCTTGCCGACCGTCGTTCGCGATTTCTCGCTGCTTGTCCCACGCGAGGTCGCATATGCCGAGATCGAGCGCGGCATCGCGGAGCTGGGCATTCCGGAGATCGTCGAGGTGCGCCTCTTCGACGTCTATACGGGACCGAACGTCCCGGCGGACAAGCGCTCGCTTTCGATCAGCGTTCGCTTGCGCGCGGAGGATCGAACGCTGACTGAGGAAGAGATCGCCGCCATTCAGGCGCGGTTGCTCGCCCATTTGCGGGAGCGCTTTCGCATCGAGCTGCGGTCGTGA
- the zapB gene encoding cell division protein ZapB: MIVAGLSGLEKFAHLEDKIYRAIEQFKALRQEKEALEKEVATLRREMSALLAEKDRLEAQVERLLTERDAIKLKIEAMLEALSVLEQEMVDSLR; the protein is encoded by the coding sequence ATGATCGTGGCGGGATTGAGCGGTCTGGAAAAGTTCGCGCACCTGGAAGATAAGATCTATCGCGCGATCGAGCAATTCAAAGCCCTGCGGCAAGAGAAGGAGGCTCTGGAGAAGGAAGTGGCGACTCTGCGCCGAGAGATGAGCGCGCTGCTGGCGGAGAAGGATCGGCTGGAAGCTCAAGTGGAACGCCTGTTGACCGAACGCGATGCCATCAAGCTCAAGATCGAAGCGATGCTGGAAGCTCTCTCGGTCTTAGAGCAGGAGATGGTGG